The genomic segment CTCCTCAAGGATTTATAGAAATGTGCTTATGGGTAAAACAAAACTATAATCTACCCGCAACTAACCCTACGGTATGCTTAGGACAATTTGAATCATCCACAACCAATGGTAGCAAGGGTATTAACTGGTTAATGGAATATTTTGCAGTTGAGCCTGAAGACAAAGAAGGCAATAAGACTTATGAACCGGCTCAAGAAAAATATAAAGATGCATTAATGTTCCTTAATGAGTTATACAGAAACAAATTGATTTCAAGCGGTAACTTGAGTGCTAATTACTCTCAAATATCTACTTACATTCAACAAGGACTTCCTTTTGTATGTATGTTATCACCTCAGGATTTTGCATCATTCTTTAGAAACGCTTACTTAAATTCTGGAATTGAGTATGTTCCTATCGTGCTTACTAATTATCAGGGTGATGCTCCTGTTTTGAGAGATTTGTCAGGCAACGGATATCGTTTTAGCATGATAACAACATCTTGCAAACATCCTGATAGAGTAATAAAACTATTTGACTTTTTGTGGAGCGAAGAAGGACAGCGTTTGATTCAATATGGTGTTGAAGGCGTAACTTATGAATATGTAAAGCAGCCTGGAGAAACAGAAACCGTTGTTGATAAAGAGACCAATGAAACCAAGACAATCACATACAAATATGGACAGATTAAGTGGACTGACAAAGTATTTGAAGAAATTCAAAACAGCGCATCTGGAAAATATGGATTCATGGGCGGTATGTTGTTATTGATCAATCCTATGTATGCTAGATTGACACACTATAAGGGCGAAACTTTGGATACTTTCCTAAAGTATGTTGATTATAATCTAAAAGCAGCATTGCAACCTTATACATACAGCAGAAAAGGACTTGAATTCAGTTTGGATGCAACAGACAGCAGATATGTTTCTATGGTATATTTGCAGACCGAACTTAACAACCTTTGGTACGAATATATTCCAAGAATAATTTCTCAGTCTTCAAAATCTGCAGCAGAAAATCTATATAAGGGTACATTGGCTCAAGCCGAATCAATGGGATATAAAACATTATTGATGTTCCAAAATACCTGTTTCAAAGCGCACAAAGAAAAACTTGGAATTTCATTTGGTTGGCCGCCCAATGATGCTAATTCCGGCTATGATACTTGGGTTGTTAATAGCATATTTGGCGATACTTCACGTACTCTTGAAATACCTTCTGATATCACACTTCAATAACTAAAAAAAATTAATAAAAAACGTTTTTACAAAAGAACGGTAGAGAGGACAAGTTCCTCTCTACTGGATAACTATTTGCAAAAAATGCTAGAAGAGAGCGAGTTATGGAAAAATACAAGATTATTATTGATACCGACATTGGTGACGACATTGATGATGCTTTTGCTTTGGCAGTAGCATTAGCTTTGCCTGAATATGAAATTTTAGGAATTACTTCTGTTTATAGAAATGTAAATATGCGTTCTAAAATTGCTAAGGCGGAGCTTGATTATTATGGACATGGGGATATAAAAGTTTATTGCGGCGAAGATTATCCCATAAAAGAACCTTTAAAGATGTTTCCTTTCGAACGAAAAGGAGAAGACGGTAAGGTAATTATTACGCATTATCAAGAAAATATGGCTGGTTATAATTATGAAGAAAAATCGGCTATAGACTTTTTGTTGGAAAGTGCAAAAAAACATCCAAATGAAATTGTTTTGTTTGCTATAGGTCCATTGACTAATCTTGCAAGAGCATATCAACAAGATAGTGAGACTTTTAAAAAGTTTAAGAAAATAGTTATAATGGGTGGCATTATTAATCAGTCTTTTGCCGAATGGAATATAAAATGCGATCCTGAAGCTGCCGATATCGTGCTCAAATCAGGGGTTGATATCCAAATGGTTGGTTTGGATATTACTCGTAAATGCGTCTTAAAAGATGAAACACTGAAACAGATTTTAAGTTTTGAAAGCAAAGGAAATAAGTTATTAGCTTCCATGATGAAGATATGGATAAAAAACAACAATAAAAATCCTATACTTCACGATCCATTGACAATAGCATCCTTTGTAAGACCTTTTTGTGAATTTTCAAAACATAAAGTTGAAGTCATTCTTGACGGAGACAAAAGAGGATATACCGTTGAATCTCAAAATGGCAACGAAATTTTATATGCTGAAAATGTAGATAACAATGCTTTTGAACAGTTTATTTTAGATACTCTAAAAAAGGCAGAATCAAATTGCTGTTAAAATAAACAAAGGAGGAATTGATGAAAAGACTTTTAGTTTTTGTAATAGCGCTATTGTTAATCGGGGGAAGTCTTGTAATGGGTGTTAATTATAATAATGTAAAAGCAGGACATCTAGATCCGGCTAATGTAATAATCGTAACGGATCAAAATAGAGAGAGCTTATAC from the Clostridia bacterium genome contains:
- a CDS encoding extracellular solute-binding protein — protein: MKRIVTLLLSFTLIFCSLAACKNNNRKSDYYYPDHGYADANSDSWTQLTDDDEEITINWFVNYSTFSWGGNGNSLVSDVIKEKTRININFITPADDSGQQLNTLISSGNLPDVITVNHGTALRVQLQDEGYVYPLQGLAERYAPSLLNRIDDEIISYFNAGNDTIFGLPNHYYTYNDLNDYKEISGMTLNSNGGIVARKDYLEAYIAYKKSKNPDWSDVEATSPQGFIEMCLWVKQNYNLPATNPTVCLGQFESSTTNGSKGINWLMEYFAVEPEDKEGNKTYEPAQEKYKDALMFLNELYRNKLISSGNLSANYSQISTYIQQGLPFVCMLSPQDFASFFRNAYLNSGIEYVPIVLTNYQGDAPVLRDLSGNGYRFSMITTSCKHPDRVIKLFDFLWSEEGQRLIQYGVEGVTYEYVKQPGETETVVDKETNETKTITYKYGQIKWTDKVFEEIQNSASGKYGFMGGMLLLINPMYARLTHYKGETLDTFLKYVDYNLKAALQPYTYSRKGLEFSLDATDSRYVSMVYLQTELNNLWYEYIPRIISQSSKSAAENLYKGTLAQAESMGYKTLLMFQNTCFKAHKEKLGISFGWPPNDANSGYDTWVVNSIFGDTSRTLEIPSDITLQ
- a CDS encoding nucleoside hydrolase is translated as MEKYKIIIDTDIGDDIDDAFALAVALALPEYEILGITSVYRNVNMRSKIAKAELDYYGHGDIKVYCGEDYPIKEPLKMFPFERKGEDGKVIITHYQENMAGYNYEEKSAIDFLLESAKKHPNEIVLFAIGPLTNLARAYQQDSETFKKFKKIVIMGGIINQSFAEWNIKCDPEAADIVLKSGVDIQMVGLDITRKCVLKDETLKQILSFESKGNKLLASMMKIWIKNNNKNPILHDPLTIASFVRPFCEFSKHKVEVILDGDKRGYTVESQNGNEILYAENVDNNAFEQFILDTLKKAESNCC